CGGTTTTAACAAAAATATTAAGGAAACCGGTGTTAAGGCAAAGATGGTGCGCTTTGGCGGAATGAGCGCCTTGTTCTTTACCGATCAGGAAATCAGTGATTTTAGCAGTGTGATGACCAGCGATACAAAAACCTACGCAAAATATTTTGCCGAAATGCTGAACCGCGGCAATCTGATGCCGCCGGCACAGTTTGAAGGGATTTTTGTCTCAGCCGCCCACACCAAAGCCGATATTGAAAAGACCATTGCCGACAATCTGGCTGCGCTTAAGGCGCTTGCATAGAGAATAAAAGAACAAGGAGTGCAGAATGCCCAAAAAAGCTTTATTAGTGATAAGTTTCGGGACATCTTATCGTGAAACCCGGGAAAAAACCATCGGAGCCATCGAGAGAGACTTGCAGAAAGGCTTTCCGGATTATGATTTCAGACGCGCTTTTACCTCGCGGATGATCATCAAGAAACTCAGAGAGCGTGACAATGAATATGTGGACATTCCCCACGAAGCCCTTGAAAAGCTGAAAAATGAAGGCTATACCGAGGTTGTCTGCCAGACAACACACGTCATCAACGGCTACGAATACGATTTGACCATCAACGAGCTCAAAAAATTTGAAAATGATTTTGATGTGCTGACCATCGGCGCGCCGCTTCTGACAACCATTGACGATTATGAGCAGGTGGCCAGAACAGCCATCAGTGAGCTGCCAGAAATGAAAGAGGGCGAAGCCCTGCTCTATATGGGACACGGCAGCGAGCATCACGCCAATGCCACTTATCCGGCCATGGATTACACCTTTAAGCACTTAGGCTATAAAAACGCCTTTATGGGAACCGTAGAGGGCTTTCCGAGTCTGAGCGATATTATTCCGCAGCTTAAGGAAAAAGGATACCATAAGCTTTACCTGGCGCCTTTTATGATCGTAGCCGGTGATCATGCCATCAACGATATGGCAAGCGACGAGGAAGACTCATGGAAAACACTGCTCGAAAACGAAGGCTTTGAAGTGGAATGTGTCCTGAAGGGACTCGGCCAGTTTAAGGGCATTCAGGATATGTTTTTAGAGCATGCCAAGAACGGCACAAGCGTTAAAGAACTGCTTTGAAAAATTGAAAATCAACAAATACATCAAATAAAAACTAGGAGTACAAATGAAAAACACAGTATACTTAATCGGGGCGGGTCCTGGAGATCCGGAGTTAATTACCTTAAAGGGCAAGCGCTTGATTGGCGAAGCGGACATTATTATCTACGCAGGCTCTCTGGTCAACAAGGAAGTGCTGGCAGGCCACAAGGAAGACGCTGAAATTTACAACAGCGCCTCCATGACACTGGACGACGTCATCGAAGTGATCACCAGGGGCGTTAACGAGGGCAAGAAAGTTGTTCGTGTCCACACTGGCGATCCGGCGATCTACGGCGCGATCCGTGAACAGATGGACCGCCTGGAGGAAGAAGACATTCCCTTTGAAGTGGTGCCGGGCGTCAGCTCCTTTACCGCCTCAGCCTCTGTTCTGAAAAAAGAATTTACACTGCCGGACGTGTCACAGACCGTTATCTGCACCCGTCTGGAAGGCCGCACTCCAGTGCCGGAAAAGGAAAAACTTGAATCACTGGCAGCGCATCACGCTTCCATGGCCATTTTCCTGTCCGTTCAGATGATCGACGAAGTGGCAGAACGCCTGATGACCCAGTACGAGCCCACCACACCCATTGCCGTTATCCAGCGTGCAACCTGGGAAGACCAGAAAGTTGTTCTGGGAACCCTTGAAACCATTGCGGATAAGGTAAAGGAAGCCGGTATTACAAAAACCGCTCAGATTCTGGTCGGGGATTTCCTGGGCGACAAGTACAGCCTTTCCAAGCTGTATGATCCGTCCTTTACCCACGAATACCGCACCGCTACAAAATAGGGTATGAAGCGCACAGAGAGATGGGCCGTTGTCGCTGTTTCCAGACAAGGTGTCCGGAAAGCCCTTGAGGTAAAGGAGCACATTCCTGAAAAAGCGCCGGACATCTTTACCATGGAGAAATACGCCGCCCCCGGAACACAGCTGATCCGCGGAAAAATCGGTGAATTTTTCGGAACGCTCATGGCCGATTACGATACGGTTTTATGCATCATGGCCACAGGTATTGTGGTTCGGAGCATTGCGCCCCATCTCGGCCATAAGTCAAAGGATCCGGGCATTTTGGTCATGGATCCGGACGGGAAGTATGTTATCAGCCTTTTATCCGGACATCTCGGACACGCCAATGAGAACGCCGTATATCTGGCAAAGCGTATGGACGCCCAGCCCGTCATTACCACCGGAACCGATGTGAAGGGCAGTATGGCAGTGGATGTGCTGGCTGAAAAGCTGGGCTGCACCATTGCGGATTTCACCACGGCCAAGGATGTAACCGCCTTGATCCTGGACGATGAACCCGTCGCCCTGATTGTCGAAGAGCACGGTAAACCCACTGGGCTGGTGCTGCCGCCGAATCTGGTTTTTTCAGAAAAGCAGGAGGCCCTTTCCGGCGATTACAGCGGCTGCGTGGTGGTCTCAGCCGATGATCCGTTTATCTGGCCGCCAGGAAAACCCGTTATTCAGATCGTGCCGAAAAAAATCGTGATCGGTATCGGCTGCCGTAGGAATACCGAGGCAGCGCGGATTGAGGAAGCTGTGAGACAGGTGCTCGCCGCCCTTGAGCTCCATCCGCT
The DNA window shown above is from Eubacterium limosum and carries:
- a CDS encoding sirohydrochlorin cobaltochelatase translates to MPKKALLVISFGTSYRETREKTIGAIERDLQKGFPDYDFRRAFTSRMIIKKLRERDNEYVDIPHEALEKLKNEGYTEVVCQTTHVINGYEYDLTINELKKFENDFDVLTIGAPLLTTIDDYEQVARTAISELPEMKEGEALLYMGHGSEHHANATYPAMDYTFKHLGYKNAFMGTVEGFPSLSDIIPQLKEKGYHKLYLAPFMIVAGDHAINDMASDEEDSWKTLLENEGFEVECVLKGLGQFKGIQDMFLEHAKNGTSVKELL
- the cobM gene encoding precorrin-4 C(11)-methyltransferase, with translation MKNTVYLIGAGPGDPELITLKGKRLIGEADIIIYAGSLVNKEVLAGHKEDAEIYNSASMTLDDVIEVITRGVNEGKKVVRVHTGDPAIYGAIREQMDRLEEEDIPFEVVPGVSSFTASASVLKKEFTLPDVSQTVICTRLEGRTPVPEKEKLESLAAHHASMAIFLSVQMIDEVAERLMTQYEPTTPIAVIQRATWEDQKVVLGTLETIADKVKEAGITKTAQILVGDFLGDKYSLSKLYDPSFTHEYRTATK
- a CDS encoding cobalt-precorrin 5A hydrolase: MKRTERWAVVAVSRQGVRKALEVKEHIPEKAPDIFTMEKYAAPGTQLIRGKIGEFFGTLMADYDTVLCIMATGIVVRSIAPHLGHKSKDPGILVMDPDGKYVISLLSGHLGHANENAVYLAKRMDAQPVITTGTDVKGSMAVDVLAEKLGCTIADFTTAKDVTALILDDEPVALIVEEHGKPTGLVLPPNLVFSEKQEALSGDYSGCVVVSADDPFIWPPGKPVIQIVPKKIVIGIGCRRNTEAARIEEAVRQVLAALELHPLSVKAFATIGLKADEKGIHAACKTFDAELKVVPDDFVKMVQSRFEGSDFVFKTTGLYAVSEPCGYVASGFGACLLEKQKCGGITLSVWQVVNKE